A region of Salvelinus alpinus chromosome 6, SLU_Salpinus.1, whole genome shotgun sequence DNA encodes the following proteins:
- the LOC139579003 gene encoding oxysterol-binding protein 1-like isoform X4: MSEPKAPTPTPAGDTYKGWLFKWTNYIKGYQRRWFVLSNGLLSYYRTQAEMGHTCRGTINLATANIAVEDSCNFVISNGGAQTYHLKASSEVERQRWITALELAKAKAVRNQAESDDSGDECPTSPPTSGQGGGARNSNSEVQSTLRTLGSKVEDLSTCNDLIAKHGSALQRSLSELEGVRLGGDADGKIRQVTERATLFRITSNAMINACRDFLALAQAHSKRWQKALHSERDQRIRLEETLEQLAKQHNHLERAFRGATVLPLSQSNPALNSKISGSAKGDASDEDDENEFFDAMEDPAGFITVPADPKYHRRSGSNISGLSAETGIDDQSLCDEQSLGSNPESPQSLEVEPVRKRRTKIPDKPNYSLNLWSIMKNCIGKELSKIPMPVNFNEPISMLQRLSEDLEYYELLDKAAKCQSSLEQLCYVAAFTVSSYSTTVHRTGKPFNPLLGETYELDRLRESGYRSLCEQVSHHPPAAAHHAISERGWTLRQEISLASKFRGKYLSIMPLGSIQCVFEKSNNHYSWKKVTTTVHNIIVGKLWIDQSGEIDVVNHRTGDCCHLKFAPYSYFSRDVARKVTGVVTDKEGKAHYVLSGTWDEKMEFSRVMQSNKGENGTEGKQKTVYQTLKAKELWRKNPLPEGAETMYYFSSLALTLNESEEGVAPTDSRRRPDQQLMEAGRWDEANAEKQRLEEKQRSVRREREREAQRAANLPEEGAEGVEVAEDAVIEDSFITDSPLKSVHQDNYEAMWFERTEDVVTGESMHVYKGGYWEAKDHGNWDICPDIY; this comes from the exons GACCCAGGCGGAGATGGGCCACACGTGCCGGGGCACCATCAACCTGGCCACGGCCAACATCGCGGTGGAGGACTCGTGCAACTTTGTCATCTCCAACGGCGGGGCACAGACCTACCACCTGAAGGCCAGCTCTGAGGTGGAGCGGCAGCGCTGGATCACCGCCCTGGAGCTGGCCAAGGCCAAGGCTGTCCGCAATCAGGCCGAGTCTG ATGACTCTGGTGATGAGTGTCCCACGTCACCCCCTACCTCGGGACAGGGCGGAGGGGCACGTAACTCTAACTCAGAGGTACAGTCCACACTACGCACGCTGGGCAGCAAGGTGGAAGACCTGAGCACCTGCAACGACCTCATCGCCAAGCACGGCTCCGCCCTCCAAAG GTCCCTGTCAGAGCTGGAGGGGGTGCGTCTGGGAGGCGACGCGGATGGCAAGATCCGGCAGGTGACGGAGAGAGCCACGTTGTTCCGCATCACCTCCAACGCTATGATCAAC GCATGCAGAGACTTCCTAGCGCTGGCCCAGGCCCACAGTAAACGGTGGCAGAAAGCCTTGCATTCGGAGCGGGACCAGAGGATAAGGCTGGAGGAAACATTGGAGCAGCTAGCCAAGCAGCACAACCACCTGGAGAGGGCCTTCAGAGGGGCCACCGTATTGCCCCTCTCCCAGAGCAACCCTGCCCTGAACAGCAAGA TTTCGGGCTCAGCAAAGGGAGACGCAAGCGACGAGGATGATGAAAACGAGTTCTTTGACGCTATGGAGGACCCGGCGGGGTTCATCACTGTACCGGCTGACCCCAAGTATCATAG AAGGTCAGGAAGTAACATCAGTGGTCTCAGCGCTGAGACTGGAATCGATGACCAATCG CTTTGTGACGAGCAGTCGTTGGGGTCCAATCCGGAGTCGCCCCAGTCCCTGGAGGTGGAGCCAGTGAGGAAGAGGCGGACCAAAATCCCAGACAAGCCCAACTATTCGCTGAACCTCTGGAGCATCATGAAGAACTGCATCGGCAAAGAGCTCTCCAAGATCCCCATGCCT GTGAACTTCAACGAGCCGATCTCCATGCTGCAGCGTCTGTCCGAGGACTTGGAGTACTACGAGCTCCTGGACAAGGCGGCTAAATGCCagagctctctggagcagctgTGCTACGTGGCTGCCTTCACCGTATCGTCCTACTCCACTACGGTCCACCGCACAGGCAAACCCTTCAACCCCCTACTGGGGGAGACCTACGAACTGGACCGGCTGAGGGAGAGCGGCTACCGCTCACTGTGTGAACAG GTGAGTCACCACCCACCTGCAGCTGCTCATCATGCCATCTCAGAGAGAGGCTGGACCCTCCGACAGGAGATCTCCCTCGCCAGCAAGTTCAGGGGAAAATACCTCTCCATCATGCCTCTGG GTTCTATCCAATGCGTGTTTGAGAAGAGCAACAATCACTACTCGTGGAAGAAAGTCACTACCACAGTACACAACATCATTGTGGGCAAATTGTGGATCGACCAG TCGGGAGAGATAGACGTGGTGAACCACCGGACCGGCGACTGCTGCCATCTCAAGTTCGCCCCGTACAGCTACTTCTCCAGAGACGTGGCCAGGAAGGTGACTGGTGTGGTGACCGACAAGGAGGGTAAGGCCCACTATGTGCTGTCAGGGACGTGGGATGAGAAGATGGAGTTCTCCAGGGTGATGCAGAGCAATAAGGGAGAGAACGGCACCGAGGGCAAACAGAAGACCGTCTACCAGACACTCAAAGCCAAGGAGCTCTGGAGGAAGAACCCACTACC TGAGGGAGCGGAGACCATGTACTACTTCTCGTCGCTGGCGCTGACGCTCAACGAGTCCGAGGAGGGCGTGGCGCCCACCGACAGCCGGCGACGGCCCGACCAGCAGCTGATGGAGGCGGGCCGGTGGGACGAGGCCAACGCCGAGAAGCAACGGCTGGAGGAGAAGCAGAGGAGCGTCCGccgcgagagggagagggaggcccAGCGCGCAGCCAACCTGCCCGAGGAGGGGGCAGAAGGGGTGGAGGTAGCGGAGGATG CTGTCATTGAGGACTCTTTCATCACTGACTCGCCTTTGAAAA GCGTCCACCAGGACAACTATGAGGCGATGTGGTTCGAGAGGACCGAGGACGTCGTCACGGGAGAGTCCATGCACGTCTACAAGGGGGGCTACTGGGAGGCGAAGGACCACGGCAACTGGGACATTTGCCCAGATATATattga
- the LOC139579003 gene encoding oxysterol-binding protein 1-like isoform X3 has product MSEPKAPTPTPAGDTYKGWLFKWTNYIKGYQRRWFVLSNGLLSYYRTQAEMGHTCRGTINLATANIAVEDSCNFVISNGGAQTYHLKASSEVERQRWITALELAKAKAVRNQAESDDSGDECPTSPPTSGQGGGARNSNSEVQSTLRTLGSKVEDLSTCNDLIAKHGSALQRSLSELEGVRLGGDADGKIRQVTERATLFRITSNAMINACRDFLALAQAHSKRWQKALHSERDQRIRLEETLEQLAKQHNHLERAFRGATVLPLSQSNPALNSKISGSAKGDASDEDDENEFFDAMEDPAGFITVPADPKYHRRSGSNISGLSAETGIDDQSLCDEQSLGSNPESPQSLEVEPVRKRRTKIPDKPNYSLNLWSIMKNCIGKELSKIPMPVNFNEPISMLQRLSEDLEYYELLDKAAKCQSSLEQLCYVAAFTVSSYSTTVHRTGKPFNPLLGETYELDRLRESGYRSLCEQVSHHPPAAAHHAISERGWTLRQEISLASKFRGKYLSIMPLGSIQCVFEKSNNHYSWKKVTTTVHNIIVGKLWIDQSGEIDVVNHRTGDCCHLKFAPYSYFSRDVARKVTGVVTDKEGKAHYVLSGTWDEKMEFSRVMQSNKGENGTEGKQKTVYQTLKAKELWRKNPLPEGAETMYYFSSLALTLNESEEGVAPTDSRRRPDQQLMEAGRWDEANAEKQRLEEKQRSVRREREREAQRAANLPEEGAEGVEVAEDADPDDSPPHTPTPRGPPLSEYQMDDMEGHYGAAVKSVHQDNYEAMWFERTEDVVTGESMHVYKGGYWEAKDHGNWDICPDIY; this is encoded by the exons GACCCAGGCGGAGATGGGCCACACGTGCCGGGGCACCATCAACCTGGCCACGGCCAACATCGCGGTGGAGGACTCGTGCAACTTTGTCATCTCCAACGGCGGGGCACAGACCTACCACCTGAAGGCCAGCTCTGAGGTGGAGCGGCAGCGCTGGATCACCGCCCTGGAGCTGGCCAAGGCCAAGGCTGTCCGCAATCAGGCCGAGTCTG ATGACTCTGGTGATGAGTGTCCCACGTCACCCCCTACCTCGGGACAGGGCGGAGGGGCACGTAACTCTAACTCAGAGGTACAGTCCACACTACGCACGCTGGGCAGCAAGGTGGAAGACCTGAGCACCTGCAACGACCTCATCGCCAAGCACGGCTCCGCCCTCCAAAG GTCCCTGTCAGAGCTGGAGGGGGTGCGTCTGGGAGGCGACGCGGATGGCAAGATCCGGCAGGTGACGGAGAGAGCCACGTTGTTCCGCATCACCTCCAACGCTATGATCAAC GCATGCAGAGACTTCCTAGCGCTGGCCCAGGCCCACAGTAAACGGTGGCAGAAAGCCTTGCATTCGGAGCGGGACCAGAGGATAAGGCTGGAGGAAACATTGGAGCAGCTAGCCAAGCAGCACAACCACCTGGAGAGGGCCTTCAGAGGGGCCACCGTATTGCCCCTCTCCCAGAGCAACCCTGCCCTGAACAGCAAGA TTTCGGGCTCAGCAAAGGGAGACGCAAGCGACGAGGATGATGAAAACGAGTTCTTTGACGCTATGGAGGACCCGGCGGGGTTCATCACTGTACCGGCTGACCCCAAGTATCATAG AAGGTCAGGAAGTAACATCAGTGGTCTCAGCGCTGAGACTGGAATCGATGACCAATCG CTTTGTGACGAGCAGTCGTTGGGGTCCAATCCGGAGTCGCCCCAGTCCCTGGAGGTGGAGCCAGTGAGGAAGAGGCGGACCAAAATCCCAGACAAGCCCAACTATTCGCTGAACCTCTGGAGCATCATGAAGAACTGCATCGGCAAAGAGCTCTCCAAGATCCCCATGCCT GTGAACTTCAACGAGCCGATCTCCATGCTGCAGCGTCTGTCCGAGGACTTGGAGTACTACGAGCTCCTGGACAAGGCGGCTAAATGCCagagctctctggagcagctgTGCTACGTGGCTGCCTTCACCGTATCGTCCTACTCCACTACGGTCCACCGCACAGGCAAACCCTTCAACCCCCTACTGGGGGAGACCTACGAACTGGACCGGCTGAGGGAGAGCGGCTACCGCTCACTGTGTGAACAG GTGAGTCACCACCCACCTGCAGCTGCTCATCATGCCATCTCAGAGAGAGGCTGGACCCTCCGACAGGAGATCTCCCTCGCCAGCAAGTTCAGGGGAAAATACCTCTCCATCATGCCTCTGG GTTCTATCCAATGCGTGTTTGAGAAGAGCAACAATCACTACTCGTGGAAGAAAGTCACTACCACAGTACACAACATCATTGTGGGCAAATTGTGGATCGACCAG TCGGGAGAGATAGACGTGGTGAACCACCGGACCGGCGACTGCTGCCATCTCAAGTTCGCCCCGTACAGCTACTTCTCCAGAGACGTGGCCAGGAAGGTGACTGGTGTGGTGACCGACAAGGAGGGTAAGGCCCACTATGTGCTGTCAGGGACGTGGGATGAGAAGATGGAGTTCTCCAGGGTGATGCAGAGCAATAAGGGAGAGAACGGCACCGAGGGCAAACAGAAGACCGTCTACCAGACACTCAAAGCCAAGGAGCTCTGGAGGAAGAACCCACTACC TGAGGGAGCGGAGACCATGTACTACTTCTCGTCGCTGGCGCTGACGCTCAACGAGTCCGAGGAGGGCGTGGCGCCCACCGACAGCCGGCGACGGCCCGACCAGCAGCTGATGGAGGCGGGCCGGTGGGACGAGGCCAACGCCGAGAAGCAACGGCTGGAGGAGAAGCAGAGGAGCGTCCGccgcgagagggagagggaggcccAGCGCGCAGCCAACCTGCCCGAGGAGGGGGCAGAAGGGGTGGAGGTAGCGGAGGATG cGGATCCCGACGATTCTCCACCTCACACACCAA CCCCACGTGGTCCGCCCCTCTCAGAGTATCAAA tggATGACATGGAAGGTCATTATGGAGCTGCGGTCAAAA GCGTCCACCAGGACAACTATGAGGCGATGTGGTTCGAGAGGACCGAGGACGTCGTCACGGGAGAGTCCATGCACGTCTACAAGGGGGGCTACTGGGAGGCGAAGGACCACGGCAACTGGGACATTTGCCCAGATATATattga